One genomic region from Candidatus Caldarchaeum subterraneum encodes:
- a CDS encoding metalloprotease, which translates to MGFVYDGVIDSLKLTVEKHFNVANTYFEAGVLTFEVLDGEIKTAFKNCLAELKKIGFLASARREQSVIKLRVFPYNRPTRNDVKIPLVLATATVGTVTVDGILRSSSPIFSIISPGFGLNSIIVNGVLFSLALLGIIFIHEMGHKISAKIDGVAASLPYFIPGLPGVLPTLGAVIFQKEPLANRDDMFDLGVSGPVAGFVVAVLVTFLAFETAVWVPVDRYQQVLETISGQGAFVQPPLIFYLIGMFYERQGYVPFFMTVGFAAWLGMVVTALNLMPIWQLDGGRIFRSFLSRRQHMIASYAALALLVLAGYYFMALLLILMMGRSVDIVPLDEVSPLSFWRKISLIGVAAMFVLSFVPLSRIF; encoded by the coding sequence AGGCGGGTGTGTTGACGTTTGAGGTTCTCGACGGAGAAATCAAGACGGCCTTCAAAAATTGTTTAGCGGAGCTCAAGAAAATAGGTTTCCTCGCCTCCGCGCGACGTGAACAATCGGTTATCAAGTTGCGCGTTTTTCCATACAATAGGCCCACTAGGAACGATGTCAAGATACCTCTGGTCCTCGCCACAGCAACTGTGGGAACCGTCACCGTAGACGGAATCCTCAGGTCGAGCAGCCCAATCTTCAGCATAATTTCGCCGGGTTTCGGGCTAAACTCCATTATAGTGAACGGAGTACTTTTTTCACTGGCCCTGCTCGGTATAATCTTTATCCATGAAATGGGTCACAAGATTTCCGCCAAAATAGACGGTGTCGCGGCAAGCCTCCCCTACTTTATTCCAGGGTTGCCGGGCGTTTTACCTACATTGGGGGCTGTTATTTTCCAGAAGGAGCCGTTGGCTAACAGGGATGATATGTTTGACTTGGGTGTGAGCGGCCCTGTGGCCGGGTTTGTTGTCGCAGTCTTGGTTACTTTCCTCGCTTTTGAGACCGCTGTCTGGGTGCCTGTAGACCGTTACCAACAGGTTTTAGAGACCATCTCTGGTCAAGGCGCTTTCGTGCAGCCGCCTCTGATTTTTTACCTGATCGGGATGTTTTATGAGAGGCAGGGCTATGTTCCGTTTTTCATGACCGTGGGATTTGCGGCATGGCTGGGGATGGTTGTCACTGCGTTGAACCTTATGCCGATTTGGCAGCTGGACGGTGGCAGAATATTTAGAAGCTTCCTCTCACGGCGGCAGCATATGATTGCGTCTTACGCGGCTTTGGCGCTTTTGGTTTTGGCGGGTTATTATTTCATGGCTCTTCTGCTGATTTTGATGATGGGGCGGAGCGTGGACATCGTTCCTCTAGACGAGGTTTCTCCCCTCTCTTTCTGGCGAAAAATTTCGCTAATCGGCGTTGCCGCTATGTTTGTCCTCAGCTTCGTCCCCCTCAGCCGCATATTCTAA
- a CDS encoding nitroreductase: MVLQVGCLMDFLTLIKSRRSSKSLGVGEVPFEVVLKALEAGVWAANAHNAQPWRFVVVSDPDVKRRLIEEMGREWLSDLLADGVDEAKARQIVESSNGRSMRASYIIVACLCMRDMDVYWDSKRSRCEYVMGVQSVAAALQNILLAVHALGYGACWRCSPLFAPEAVKRVLGLPSSYEPMAFVEIGLRGGETTGRRKPLGEVASLNRCGEPIC; encoded by the coding sequence ATGGTTTTGCAGGTTGGTTGTTTGATGGATTTCCTCACGCTGATTAAAAGTAGGCGGAGCTCGAAGAGCCTTGGTGTGGGTGAGGTTCCTTTTGAGGTTGTTTTGAAGGCTTTGGAGGCGGGTGTGTGGGCAGCTAATGCGCATAACGCTCAGCCGTGGAGGTTTGTGGTGGTTTCTGACCCTGATGTGAAGAGGAGGCTTATCGAGGAGATGGGCCGGGAGTGGCTATCCGACCTCTTGGCTGATGGCGTCGATGAGGCGAAGGCTAGGCAGATAGTCGAGTCCTCTAACGGCAGAAGCATGAGGGCCTCGTACATCATAGTCGCCTGTTTATGCATGCGTGACATGGATGTCTACTGGGATTCCAAACGCAGTAGATGCGAGTATGTTATGGGTGTGCAGAGCGTTGCAGCCGCGTTGCAGAACATTCTGCTAGCGGTTCATGCCTTGGGTTATGGCGCGTGCTGGCGTTGTTCTCCGCTTTTCGCACCCGAGGCTGTTAAACGTGTTCTGGGTTTGCCGAGCAGCTATGAGCCTATGGCCTTCGTGGAAATTGGGCTTAGAGGGGGAGAGACGACAGGGCGGAGAAAACCACTGGGCGAGGTTGCTTCACTCAATCGATGTGGTGAACCGATTTGTTGA
- a CDS encoding LPPG:Fo 2-phospho-L-lactate transferase has product MLTALAGGVGGSKLLTGLRHVMYPETGAVVVNTADDENFYGLHVSPDIDTIIYQMAGIGDDAKGWGIKDDTFNVLEMLGRMGLETWFKIGDRDFATHIYRTIRLNEGASLTQVTAELAEKLGVSWRILPMTDDPVKTIVETEIGPLPFQTYFVKHRYSLKVHGIRFQGIEKAKPVKEVVTALSHAQHIIIPPSNPVVSIGPILALQGVRDLLRNSNATILAVSPIVRGQALRGPAAELMKSMGYEPSPVGVAEMYHDFLDILVFDTADEELLQDVKRLGVKPLTTETIMESFEDRVKLATFCLKAVGYRS; this is encoded by the coding sequence TTGTTGACAGCTCTTGCGGGAGGAGTAGGTGGCTCAAAACTCCTCACAGGCCTCAGACACGTCATGTATCCCGAAACAGGGGCCGTCGTGGTCAACACAGCCGACGACGAAAATTTCTACGGGCTCCACGTCTCACCCGACATAGACACAATAATCTACCAAATGGCTGGCATAGGCGATGACGCCAAGGGATGGGGCATCAAGGATGACACCTTCAACGTCCTCGAGATGCTAGGCCGCATGGGGCTCGAGACATGGTTCAAGATAGGTGACAGAGACTTCGCCACACACATTTACCGAACCATCAGGCTAAACGAGGGCGCCTCTCTAACACAGGTCACGGCAGAGCTTGCGGAAAAGCTTGGTGTCAGCTGGCGAATTCTCCCCATGACCGACGACCCTGTCAAAACGATCGTCGAAACAGAGATTGGCCCGTTGCCTTTTCAAACATATTTCGTCAAACACCGTTACAGCCTCAAGGTTCATGGCATCCGTTTCCAAGGCATAGAGAAGGCCAAGCCTGTAAAAGAGGTCGTCACGGCTCTGAGCCACGCCCAACACATCATAATACCTCCCAGCAACCCCGTTGTCAGCATCGGGCCAATACTTGCGTTACAGGGTGTGAGAGATTTGTTGAGAAACAGCAACGCCACAATTCTCGCTGTCTCACCTATCGTAAGAGGACAAGCGCTCCGCGGCCCGGCAGCAGAGCTTATGAAAAGCATGGGATACGAGCCTTCACCTGTTGGAGTAGCAGAGATGTACCATGACTTTCTCGACATACTCGTTTTCGACACAGCTGATGAGGAGCTGTTACAGGATGTCAAGAGGCTTGGAGTGAAGCCGTTGACAACAGAGACAATCATGGAGAGCTTCGAGGATAGAGTGAAGCTTGCAACCTTCTGTTTGAAGGCCGTTGGATACAGGTCTTGA
- a CDS encoding beta-lactamase domain protein (putative mRNA 3-end processing factor) yields the protein MEITFLGGCLEVGRSGILVSYKNTRILLDYGVMLNDHPEFPMPVETKKLNAIILTHAHLDHSGGIPMLYINRNPKLYTTSMTRDTATLLIKDFIKLSGQYLLFENQELEKMLRNTRTFYYREPFTVGDLEIELVDAGHIPGSAQVLVNGDKTLVYTGDFTTVKTRMLDGADTTIGDVDAVIIESTYAHEDHNPRQELEKEFVKACREVVENGGRVLVPAFSVGRSQEILCILAAHNFPHPIWLDGMAKKTLETYLSDKRFVDNVDILEKASRKTRFVKGRRGRETALSEPGVIVTPAGMLKGGPALYYAPEIVEDEKSAIFLSSFQIPGTPGEILLNQGRLVIDNLDKPANCIIKQFRFSGHAGRSQLHDYLRKIETNAKIFTVHGEPEMCKTLSTWAQQELGLEATAPQINDTVTL from the coding sequence ATGGAGATAACTTTTCTAGGGGGATGCCTAGAGGTCGGTAGGTCAGGGATACTGGTCAGCTACAAGAACACCAGAATCCTTCTCGACTATGGCGTCATGCTCAACGACCACCCGGAGTTCCCTATGCCGGTTGAAACAAAGAAGCTCAACGCAATAATCCTCACCCACGCACACCTCGACCACTCAGGCGGAATCCCCATGCTCTACATCAACAGAAACCCAAAACTCTACACAACGTCGATGACAAGAGACACCGCGACACTCCTCATAAAAGATTTCATAAAACTCTCCGGACAATACCTCCTCTTTGAAAACCAGGAACTGGAAAAGATGCTGCGAAACACGCGGACCTTCTACTATCGTGAGCCCTTCACAGTCGGCGACCTTGAGATAGAGCTGGTTGACGCGGGCCACATACCGGGGAGCGCCCAAGTACTGGTCAACGGAGACAAAACACTGGTCTACACAGGCGACTTCACAACTGTCAAGACCCGGATGCTTGACGGAGCCGACACAACCATAGGTGACGTGGACGCGGTCATAATAGAGTCGACCTATGCCCACGAAGACCATAACCCAAGGCAGGAGCTGGAGAAAGAGTTTGTCAAAGCCTGTCGCGAGGTGGTGGAGAATGGTGGGAGAGTCTTGGTGCCCGCCTTCTCCGTGGGCCGTTCGCAGGAGATTCTCTGCATACTCGCTGCTCACAACTTTCCCCACCCTATCTGGCTCGACGGCATGGCCAAGAAAACACTCGAAACATATCTCTCGGATAAGAGGTTTGTGGATAACGTGGACATCCTCGAGAAAGCCAGTAGGAAAACACGTTTCGTCAAGGGACGCAGAGGACGGGAGACGGCGCTCTCGGAGCCTGGTGTCATCGTGACCCCCGCAGGTATGTTGAAGGGAGGGCCCGCTCTCTACTATGCGCCCGAGATAGTTGAGGACGAGAAATCGGCGATTTTCCTCTCAAGCTTCCAAATACCTGGGACACCGGGCGAAATTCTCCTCAACCAAGGAAGACTCGTGATCGACAACCTAGACAAGCCAGCCAACTGCATAATCAAACAGTTCAGGTTCTCAGGACACGCCGGCAGATCGCAGCTCCACGACTACCTGAGAAAAATCGAGACGAACGCCAAAATCTTCACTGTCCACGGAGAGCCAGAAATGTGCAAAACTCTCTCCACATGGGCCCAGCAGGAGCTCGGGCTCGAAGCCACAGCCCCCCAAATCAACGACACCGTGACACTCTGA
- a CDS encoding deoxyhypusine synthase yields the protein MFRGFIAGDSADKFMYVEDVRLVKGCSAAELLRMMGRMGGFMGAHLAEAYQLLRDVLSDRECLRMVSFTGNLVATGLRGVLVEMLRRKWFDLVFTTCGAVDHDIARTRSRYRIGSFDADDWELAEKNIHRLGNVYIDQQSYGLVVEREVAELVGELGHGAELPVYEVLWRVGEKLGSENSWLYWCHRHKVPVMVPGIFDGAFGYQLWLRGKIRLSYEKDQNLLNEVMWSSRRKAGLIIGGGISKHHLLWWSQFGGEGLEAAVYISTADEYDGSLSGARPREAVTWHKISSKARHVFVKTDATVALPILVLALLEELE from the coding sequence TTGTTTCGCGGGTTTATAGCTGGCGATTCAGCGGATAAATTCATGTATGTTGAGGATGTGAGGCTAGTGAAGGGATGTTCGGCGGCGGAGCTTCTGCGGATGATGGGGCGGATGGGTGGATTTATGGGGGCTCATCTTGCCGAGGCGTATCAGCTTCTCAGGGATGTATTGTCTGACCGAGAGTGTCTGAGGATGGTTTCTTTCACGGGCAACCTTGTGGCAACAGGCCTGCGGGGTGTTCTTGTGGAGATGCTGCGGAGAAAATGGTTCGACTTGGTTTTTACAACATGCGGGGCCGTTGACCACGACATCGCCCGCACAAGGTCGCGTTATAGGATTGGCAGTTTTGACGCCGATGACTGGGAGCTCGCCGAGAAAAACATCCACCGACTCGGCAACGTCTACATCGACCAGCAAAGCTATGGATTGGTGGTTGAGCGTGAGGTCGCGGAACTCGTTGGAGAGCTTGGCCATGGAGCTGAACTGCCCGTGTATGAGGTTTTGTGGAGAGTCGGTGAGAAGCTTGGCTCAGAAAATTCATGGCTTTACTGGTGTCACAGACACAAGGTCCCCGTCATGGTTCCGGGAATTTTCGACGGCGCCTTTGGATACCAGTTGTGGCTACGCGGAAAGATTAGGCTAAGCTATGAAAAAGACCAAAACCTTCTCAACGAGGTGATGTGGAGCAGCCGCAGGAAAGCGGGGCTCATAATCGGCGGCGGAATATCGAAACATCACCTGCTCTGGTGGTCTCAGTTCGGGGGAGAAGGGCTTGAAGCAGCGGTTTACATCTCAACAGCCGATGAATATGATGGCAGTTTGAGCGGGGCGAGGCCCCGAGAAGCCGTTACATGGCATAAAATCTCTTCAAAGGCGCGACATGTCTTCGTGAAAACAGATGCGACGGTTGCACTGCCCATTCTTGTGCTGGCGCTACTGGAGGAACTCGAGTAG
- a CDS encoding aspartate kinase yields MGKYVVKLGGSVLADEVSIERASSWIKGLLEKGNKVVVVVSALKGVTDELLRSSQRLHPDAPPEMLDEILAMGERTSARLFTLALRRQGVDSVLIDPASPHWPIITNNQHLDATPLLETCRQKVSEGLAKLVEQGKVPVVCGYVGLTIDGKITTMGRGGSDTTAVVLANCLDADEVILVKDVSGVYSTDPRKDSEAEVLEVLTAEEVFRLSKGGAKVIHSKALLFLHPRGKIRIGSLDTLETTGTLILGSEIPRLNVVVDDTNITMVTIIGESMGEPSKIAAAVKSVESAGGKLAAASVEEESLILYLRGDGEIVEKLHDYFVQNRLGKAVSHFPNLSLIKIYGAMLELVPGVIFKAVQPLATQGVNLFGVLTISSSIRIFVSTKDVEKAVNLIKKNLSEYMTQET; encoded by the coding sequence TTGGGTAAATATGTTGTTAAGCTTGGTGGCTCGGTTCTCGCCGACGAGGTGAGCATCGAGAGAGCCTCTTCTTGGATAAAGGGCCTGCTGGAGAAAGGTAACAAAGTGGTTGTCGTGGTCTCTGCCCTCAAGGGTGTTACGGATGAGCTTCTCCGCAGCAGCCAGAGGCTGCATCCCGACGCGCCGCCTGAGATGCTTGACGAAATCTTAGCTATGGGTGAGAGAACGAGCGCGCGACTCTTTACACTGGCTCTCAGGAGACAAGGGGTCGACAGCGTCTTAATCGACCCCGCTTCGCCCCACTGGCCCATAATCACGAACAACCAGCACCTCGACGCCACACCTCTTCTTGAAACATGTAGACAAAAAGTCTCAGAGGGTCTCGCCAAGCTCGTTGAGCAGGGGAAGGTCCCAGTTGTATGCGGATACGTAGGCTTGACAATCGACGGAAAAATCACAACCATGGGCCGCGGAGGCAGCGACACAACAGCAGTCGTGCTCGCCAATTGTCTCGACGCAGACGAAGTAATACTGGTGAAAGACGTTTCAGGCGTATATTCAACGGACCCGCGTAAAGACTCTGAGGCGGAGGTGCTTGAAGTGCTGACAGCTGAAGAGGTTTTCCGCCTAAGCAAAGGCGGCGCAAAAGTGATACACTCCAAAGCCCTTCTCTTTCTCCATCCACGGGGAAAAATTAGAATAGGCTCCCTAGATACTCTCGAAACCACTGGTACACTTATCCTCGGCTCAGAGATACCGCGACTCAACGTCGTAGTCGACGACACAAACATCACCATGGTCACGATAATCGGCGAGTCGATGGGTGAGCCATCTAAGATAGCCGCGGCGGTGAAGTCTGTTGAAAGCGCTGGAGGAAAACTCGCAGCAGCTTCTGTGGAAGAAGAATCGCTGATACTCTATTTACGTGGAGACGGGGAGATAGTTGAGAAGCTGCATGACTATTTTGTCCAGAACAGGCTGGGAAAAGCAGTAAGCCACTTCCCCAACCTGAGCTTGATAAAAATTTACGGCGCTATGCTTGAGCTCGTCCCAGGCGTTATCTTCAAAGCGGTCCAGCCGCTCGCCACACAGGGAGTCAACCTCTTCGGAGTATTAACAATAAGCTCATCCATCCGCATCTTCGTCTCTACAAAGGATGTCGAAAAAGCGGTCAACTTGATAAAGAAAAACTTGTCCGAGTACATGACGCAGGAAACATGA
- a CDS encoding aldehyde oxidase and xanthine dehydrogenase, molybdopterin binding, protein MKQSTAWVGREVVRRDALEKARGLTKYASDMFLDNMLWVAACRSKYPHAAIKRIDVSRALKSPGVVAVFTHRDVPNNRYGVFVRDRPVLCDDRVRYIGDTVAIVAAESKEEAEQGVEEIVVEYEPLPVVSDPLEALKPDAFPIHEGGNISRSTRITFGNVEEGFKASEAVVENEYRTAPQIHMFLETEAGFSYIDEKGVITVVAGGQSPYRDHHEIVSTLQLPPEKVRVVIPHVGGAFGGKDDVSVQIYLALVTWKTGRAARFVWDRDESTIAGTKRHASIVRMKTGASADGKLLANDVEIIYDTGAYTALGHAVLDVAIENCNGPYKIPNIDIKAWLVYTNNMVASAFRGFGAPQVMFAMEQQVDQLAHKLGMDPIEFRLRNALRRGDVMVFGNKLETSVGIAQCLEAARNHPLWRQKETLKSENRLPWIRRGVGVAAAIKGYTLGALPDKGSVAVELRRDGGLTVKGSFTEIGQGVVQAVAQLAADLFKIDIEKVEVVFADTGKTPDTSVTSASRQLFLAGNALKKAAENLLTHIQELLTNLYGQKGAEARFENGHVVGPGFSHSFEEIAHMLEKHGLSREVIGVYDVPRLEPIPGSLEIPHLFYMFGATLAQVEVNILTGTVTVPKLVSIADVGKVVNPQTLTGQLEGAAAQGLGFALLEEPKIDKGILKTTNLSTYLIPSIKDINEIEVIPVESFEEEGPFGAKGIGEIGIISVAPAIANAIYDAVVVRPLSAPMTPEKIYWLVKQAGLTVK, encoded by the coding sequence ATGAAACAGTCCACTGCGTGGGTTGGTAGAGAGGTTGTGCGGAGAGATGCGTTGGAGAAGGCGAGGGGGCTGACAAAGTATGCGTCTGACATGTTTTTGGACAACATGCTATGGGTGGCTGCGTGTAGAAGCAAATACCCCCATGCAGCGATTAAGCGTATAGATGTCTCCAGAGCTTTAAAGAGTCCAGGAGTCGTGGCTGTTTTTACACATCGTGATGTGCCCAACAACAGGTACGGTGTCTTCGTGAGGGACAGGCCCGTGTTATGCGATGACAGGGTGAGGTACATAGGGGACACTGTCGCTATCGTGGCGGCGGAGTCCAAGGAGGAGGCTGAGCAGGGTGTTGAGGAAATTGTTGTGGAGTATGAGCCTTTGCCGGTTGTCTCGGACCCGTTGGAGGCCTTGAAGCCCGATGCATTCCCAATCCATGAAGGTGGAAACATTTCCCGAAGCACCCGCATAACCTTCGGCAACGTCGAAGAGGGGTTCAAAGCTTCGGAGGCTGTCGTAGAAAACGAGTACCGTACAGCTCCTCAGATACACATGTTTCTCGAGACAGAGGCAGGCTTCTCCTACATCGATGAAAAAGGTGTGATAACTGTTGTTGCGGGAGGACAGTCACCGTACAGAGATCATCACGAGATTGTTTCAACGCTTCAGCTTCCCCCCGAGAAGGTGAGGGTTGTTATTCCACATGTTGGCGGAGCCTTCGGCGGAAAGGATGATGTCTCGGTTCAGATTTATCTCGCGCTTGTCACATGGAAAACAGGGAGAGCAGCTCGCTTCGTCTGGGACAGAGACGAGTCAACCATTGCTGGGACAAAGCGTCACGCCTCGATAGTCAGGATGAAGACAGGGGCCTCAGCTGATGGAAAACTTTTGGCAAACGATGTGGAAATCATCTACGACACAGGAGCCTACACCGCACTTGGACATGCTGTCCTCGACGTCGCCATAGAGAACTGCAACGGCCCCTACAAAATACCCAACATCGACATCAAGGCTTGGCTTGTCTACACCAACAACATGGTTGCATCTGCGTTCCGCGGATTCGGAGCACCGCAAGTGATGTTCGCTATGGAGCAGCAGGTTGACCAGCTTGCACACAAGCTCGGCATGGACCCTATAGAGTTCAGGCTTCGCAACGCACTGAGAAGGGGAGATGTAATGGTTTTCGGCAACAAGCTCGAGACCAGCGTTGGGATAGCGCAGTGCCTCGAAGCGGCGCGAAACCATCCGTTGTGGCGTCAAAAAGAGACACTAAAGTCTGAAAATAGGCTACCCTGGATTAGGAGAGGAGTTGGTGTAGCGGCTGCGATAAAAGGCTACACGCTCGGCGCCTTGCCCGACAAGGGAAGCGTGGCTGTTGAGCTTAGACGGGATGGGGGATTAACGGTGAAGGGAAGCTTCACAGAAATTGGGCAAGGCGTTGTACAGGCCGTGGCGCAGCTGGCCGCCGACCTCTTTAAAATAGACATCGAGAAAGTGGAAGTTGTCTTCGCAGACACAGGCAAAACACCAGACACAAGCGTAACATCAGCATCACGGCAGCTATTCCTCGCAGGAAACGCGTTGAAAAAAGCGGCGGAAAACTTGCTCACCCACATCCAAGAGTTATTGACAAACCTCTACGGACAAAAGGGGGCAGAGGCCCGGTTTGAGAACGGGCACGTTGTTGGACCAGGTTTCAGCCATTCATTTGAAGAGATTGCGCATATGCTTGAGAAACATGGTCTCTCGAGGGAGGTTATCGGGGTATATGATGTTCCACGTCTCGAGCCTATTCCAGGCTCTCTTGAGATACCGCATCTCTTCTACATGTTCGGAGCAACTCTGGCGCAGGTCGAGGTCAACATCTTGACTGGGACTGTGACAGTGCCCAAGCTCGTCAGCATAGCAGACGTGGGAAAAGTAGTTAATCCACAGACCTTGACAGGCCAGCTGGAGGGGGCGGCGGCTCAGGGGCTTGGATTCGCACTCCTTGAAGAACCTAAAATCGACAAAGGCATACTGAAGACCACCAACCTCTCCACATACCTTATCCCAAGCATAAAAGACATCAACGAAATAGAGGTAATCCCGGTCGAGAGCTTCGAGGAAGAGGGGCCATTCGGCGCCAAAGGGATAGGCGAAATAGGCATAATCTCAGTGGCACCCGCAATCGCCAACGCAATATACGACGCTGTCGTGGTCCGGCCGCTGTCAGCGCCCATGACGCCTGAGAAAATCTATTGGCTGGTTAAGCAGGCTGGTTTAACCGTTAAATAA
- a CDS encoding molybdopterin dehydrogenase FAD-binding produces the protein MKSLSYIDVFTPKNLEEALELLDKHRGELAVLAGGTDLIIQLRKSQQKAPNLLNIYMLDELRYIKQDNGTIKIGALTDFATITESPIIQRHAPVLAEAAATIGSVQILNKASIGGNIVNASPAADSLPALYVLNATLSLRSKTGTRKVAIEQFYKGYKKLDLQSGELLTEVSFPAMKQNQIGMFFKHGLRQGDAISVVNGAILLEVLNGYVKDARIALGAVAPTVVRATESEKTLIGQRLSEDVILKAAQACLTSISPIDDVRGSASYRKEMCVNYLYMTLWQMMRMVNV, from the coding sequence TTGAAATCCCTTAGCTACATCGATGTCTTCACACCCAAGAACCTCGAAGAGGCGCTTGAACTTCTCGACAAGCATAGAGGAGAGTTGGCTGTTTTAGCGGGTGGCACAGACCTCATAATCCAGCTTAGAAAATCCCAGCAAAAAGCACCTAACCTTCTCAACATCTACATGCTCGACGAGCTCCGCTACATCAAACAGGACAACGGGACAATCAAAATCGGCGCATTAACCGATTTCGCGACCATAACAGAGTCACCTATAATTCAGAGGCATGCGCCGGTTTTGGCAGAGGCGGCGGCCACCATAGGGTCGGTGCAGATACTGAACAAGGCGTCGATAGGAGGAAACATAGTAAACGCCTCGCCGGCCGCCGACTCGTTGCCAGCCCTCTACGTCCTCAACGCTACACTATCCCTTAGGAGCAAAACAGGGACACGCAAGGTGGCTATCGAGCAGTTCTACAAAGGCTATAAGAAGCTCGACCTTCAGAGCGGCGAACTCCTCACCGAGGTCTCCTTCCCCGCCATGAAGCAGAACCAGATAGGGATGTTTTTCAAACACGGGCTTAGGCAGGGTGACGCGATCTCGGTTGTCAACGGCGCGATTCTTCTCGAGGTTTTGAACGGATATGTAAAAGATGCGCGAATAGCTCTTGGAGCTGTTGCGCCAACGGTCGTCCGAGCCACGGAGTCGGAGAAGACACTCATCGGCCAACGTCTAAGTGAGGATGTTATCCTGAAGGCGGCACAAGCGTGTCTAACCTCTATTTCGCCGATAGATGATGTGCGGGGCTCGGCGTCCTATAGAAAGGAGATGTGCGTGAATTATCTCTACATGACGCTTTGGCAAATGATGAGGATGGTGAATGTATGA
- a CDS encoding carbon-monoxide dehydrogenase small subunit yields MMPYPRVEKEFTFRLNGEEVRVRAPPGYTLLEVLRHILHLTGTKDGCSSGDCGACTVLLDGRAVHSCLTLISQVEGREVTTVEAVDEKVAEAYARHGAVQCGYCTPGFVVATASLLSKITNPSDGEIREWLRGNLCRCTGYVKILKAVESLAGDGV; encoded by the coding sequence ATGATGCCATATCCTCGCGTTGAGAAAGAATTCACTTTCAGGCTGAATGGGGAGGAGGTAAGAGTTAGGGCGCCGCCGGGATACACTCTCCTCGAAGTTCTCCGCCACATTCTTCATCTAACAGGGACGAAGGATGGATGCAGCAGCGGGGACTGCGGCGCATGCACGGTGCTGCTTGACGGCAGAGCTGTTCACAGCTGTCTAACGCTTATTTCACAGGTTGAGGGAAGAGAGGTGACAACCGTTGAGGCTGTCGATGAAAAAGTGGCGGAAGCCTATGCACGGCATGGGGCGGTGCAGTGTGGATACTGCACACCGGGGTTTGTAGTGGCTACGGCGTCTTTGCTGAGCAAGATAACTAACCCTTCTGATGGGGAGATTAGGGAGTGGCTGCGAGGAAACCTCTGTAGATGCACGGGCTACGTCAAGATTTTGAAGGCTGTGGAGTCGCTGGCCGGTGACGGTGTTTGA
- a CDS encoding heat repeat-containing PBS lyase has protein sequence MELRAVKIPEERLKIFFEMEEKFREKDAEYFRSLLKSDDFVIRARATCILAEIGGRDYIQDLAEVLLHDDNPIVRHEAAYSLGQLGYREAIPYLVESVKRDPHPIVRHESAIALGVIGRTDPVPDLLEALKDEAPEVVDSAIIALSNIEFCRRLFTQSVDEKAAEFARKTGG, from the coding sequence TTGGAACTTAGGGCTGTGAAGATTCCGGAGGAGCGTTTGAAGATATTTTTCGAGATGGAGGAAAAGTTTAGGGAGAAGGATGCCGAATATTTCAGGTCTCTGTTGAAGAGTGATGACTTTGTTATCCGCGCCAGGGCTACATGTATTTTGGCTGAGATAGGCGGCAGAGATTATATTCAAGACCTCGCCGAGGTGCTGCTGCATGACGATAACCCTATTGTGCGTCATGAGGCCGCTTATAGTCTCGGGCAGCTGGGTTACCGTGAGGCGATTCCCTACCTTGTTGAGTCTGTGAAGAGGGATCCGCACCCCATAGTCCGCCACGAATCAGCCATAGCCCTTGGGGTAATAGGGAGAACAGACCCAGTGCCAGACCTACTCGAAGCTTTGAAGGACGAGGCTCCTGAAGTGGTTGACTCCGCCATCATAGCGCTAAGCAACATAGAGTTCTGCAGAAGGCTTTTCACACAATCAGTGGACGAGAAGGCTGCAGAGTTCGCACGCAAGACAGGGGGCTGA
- a CDS encoding conserved hypothetical protein (molybdopterin converting factor, subunit 1): protein MLRVELLGPLRAVVGKRFIDIELKEPIKLREVFMMFDEEVRRMIMDEAGRPQPGLLILVNGVDVRYLTWLDTVVDEDDVVTLIPSIHGG, encoded by the coding sequence GTGTTGAGAGTCGAGCTGCTAGGACCTCTAAGGGCTGTGGTGGGGAAAAGGTTTATTGATATAGAGTTAAAGGAGCCGATTAAGCTGAGGGAGGTTTTCATGATGTTTGATGAAGAAGTCCGGAGGATGATCATGGATGAGGCTGGGCGTCCTCAGCCTGGGCTGCTTATACTTGTTAACGGAGTTGATGTGAGGTACCTAACTTGGCTGGATACAGTGGTTGACGAGGATGATGTCGTGACACTAATTCCTTCTATACACGGTGGCTAA